GCTGACGTCGGGGGCGCCGCTCGCGACGAACTCGGCTGCGGCCCGCGCGTGGCGCGCGTAGATGGGCTGCAGCGCCTCTTGGCCGCGCTTGAGTGCAGCGACTCGCTTGCGATCGACGGCACCGATGTTTCGCCAGTTGCGCCCGAATACGACGTAGAGAAGCACGCCGCCGACGGGGAACAGCGTGAGAAGCAGCACCCATGCGAGGGTGGTGGACGGGTCGCGCTCCTCGTAGATGAGCACGAAGATGAGGCCCACGGCCGCCAGCGTGAAAGCGGCTCCGGCTAGTTCGACGATCAAGGTTACGGCGGCGGTCATGCTCCCGAGTCTACCCGAGCGCGACGCGGGCGGTGACTGGCACGATCGCGGGCCTAGGGATGAGCGACGGCCGCGTGAACCGCCGTGGCCATGATCGCCAGCCATACCCGGGCCGCGCCGAAGATCACAATACCAGCGTAGACGCCTGTGATCGCCCACTTCTCGGAGGACTTTGGAATGGGCGAGCGCCACAGGAAGAACAGCCCCACCGGCGTGAAGAAGAAGAGCCATACCAGGATGCCGGGCCAGCCCTGCGACCACGGTACGTTACGTTTGATGCGTTCCGCGTCCGTATCGAGCCGCGTCCGCAGGGCCGGATCGAGACCGACGGCGTTGATGTCGCTCTGCCACGGGTTTTCGGACCCGTCAGGAGCCTGGAACGCGGGACTCGGAATGGCAACGGCAGCCGCAGGAGCCGCAGGCGCGCCGAAACCGCCCACGGGCTTGCTCGCTCCGAAACCATCACCGTAGGCGCCACCAGTGCCCGAGTAGCCGCCGCCCCCGTAGGCTGGTGCTGCGGCAACCGCCAAACCGTCGTAGCCGCTCGACGTCGCGCCACTGCCGTAGACCGCCGCGCTGTTGAACGAGTCGCGGGACGTGGTTGTGGCCGAGGCGTAGCCCTGCGGGTTGTAAGGCGCTGGTGACGGCGTGTCGGCGCGAAGCTCGACGTGGCTTGGGGGCGCGCCGTAGCCGACTTCTTCGACCCCGCGTAGCGATGGTTTCGGATGGCCGTACGGACACATGTCGTCTGCGGTGAGCATGACGTAGCTGCGACAGCCGCTGCACCAAGCGCGTTTGGGCATGGTTCCCCTCCCCCTGAATGAAATCCCCTTTCGAAGTGGGGTATCGGCAGGTATTTCCTGCAACATTAGCCCGCGCAAGCCTGTCACCTGCGATGACCGTTCGGTGCAATTGCGGCACCTGCCGCAAGAGAGTGCGCCAAGGTAGAATGCGGCCAGCGAAGCACGTAGCCGAAACGCTTGGGTTTCCAAGCGGAGGAGGGACTGCATGAAACGCAGCTCGATCTCGACGCTCGCTCGCCTGTGTTGCGCGATGGCGGTGCTTGGTGTGCTGCTGGCGCTCTCCTTCGGCTCGGTGGCGACCGCGGCCAGTGCATCGACTCCGGGCGTACCGGCGAGCTCGACGGGCGGGCCCTCTCCGGCGACGACCTCCACGCCAACCACGTCGACGCCCACAACCTCCGCGCCCATCGCGAAGGTCGACAACCGACCCAAGGCCCCCAAGTTTGTGCCGCACAGGGGCAAAGCAATCTACATCGACCGCAGACACCAGCGTGTCTATCTGTACGTGGATGGCCGACAGATTGACAAGTTCAAGTGCTCGACGTCGTCCACGCTTCCGCGGCGAGGCACGTACCACATGATTCGCAAACGCAAGCAGTCATGGAGCTTCAACGGTGCCGTGACCTTCTACTGGCAGGTGATCTTCACCGTCGGGCCGCACGGCCACAACATCGCGTTTCACTCGGTACCGGTGAACTCGTCGGGGCACGAGATTGCGCCGGTAGGCAAGCCGGTCTCGCACGGTTGCGTCAGGCTGCCCTACAACAAGGCGAAGTTCCTTTACCACTGGATTGGCAAGAAGACGCCCATCGTTGTTCGGCCGTAGGGCCGTGCCAGGCTACACAAACGAAACGGCCCCGGGTCCATTCCCGGGGCCGTTGTACTATGCGGGAGAAACTCCTCAGCTACTCCGGGATGACTTCGACCAGTTCGATCTCGAAGGTCAGATCCTGACCGGCCAGCGGATGGTTGAAGTCCAAAATGACGTCGTCGCCCTCGATGAGATGGACGGTCGCCGGAATGCGCTCGCCGTTCGGTCCGCCGAGCTCAACCGCCCAGCCAATCTCGGGAGCGGACGGGAACGCCGAGAGCGGGAACTTCTGCAGGCCCTCGGGCTGAGGCTCGCCATAGGCATCGGCTGCGGGGATGTTGACGGTGACCTTCTCGCCGGGCTCGAGGCCGATTACGGCCGCGTCGAAACCGGGGATGACCTGGCCCGAACCGACGACGAACTCGAGCGGATCGCGACCGGCGCTGCTATCGAACTCGGAACCGTCTGACAGGGTTCCGCGGTAGTGCACGCGAACGGTATCGCCGGACTTGGGTGCCATTGGGTGCCTCCTCGAGGCAGTGCTGCTCGGATGAGTCTCGGTCACTGTACCCCAAGGTGTCGCGCCACGACACGCGAGCGAGCAACTCCACGTAACGGGAATAGACTGACAACGCGCGCGTAGCGAGCGCGCCCACATGCGGGAGGCAGCATATGAAACGACTCACCACGCTAGGAACCTTGGCGCTGGCGGCACTCGTGCTCGTAGTCGTGAGTGGTTGCGCCAGTTCGACGCCCGCCACCACTCCGGCGACAACGCCGCCGCCAGCGACTTCGGGCTCCAGCTCAAGTGGGGCTCCCGCGACATCCAGCGCGGCAGTCACGATTGCGAACTTCGCTTTCAGCCCCTCGAATGTGACCGTTGCCGTTGGTGGCACCGTGACCTGGACAAACAACGACAGCGTCCCCCACACGGTGACAGGTGCGGACTTCGACTCAGGCCCCCTGTCCCCCGGCAAGACGTTCTCGCACACTTTCCCCAAGGCGGGCTCGTTCGACTACAAGTGCACGATTCACCCATCCATGGCTCCCGGCAAAGTCACAGTCCAGTAGCTGCGAACGCAGACTCGACGGTGAGGGGATGAAGCTTCTCGCGATCGGCTCCGCAACTAGGCCGACGAGGTGTGCCGGCGTTGCGGGGCGGGCACCGGATTTGCACAATGCTATCGATACGGAAGCCAATCTCGGGAGGTAGTGGATGAAGAAGTTGCTCGTAGTCGCTGGTGTCGTGCTCGTCATTGCCGCGTCTGTCGGCTTGGCTGGCTGTTCGAACTCCGCCGCGCCGCCACTTCCGGGCAACGCTGTTACGATCGAGAACCACGGGTTCAGCCCAGCGGTGGGCTCGGTCAAGGTCGGCGACACGGTGACGTGGACCAACAAGGACAGTACTCAGCACACCGTGACCATCGGCGACGTTGACAGTGGTGCCATTGGGGTAGGCAAGACTTACTCGTACAAGTTTGAAACGGCTGGAACGTACCCTTACTACTGCCGGTATCACCCTTCGATGGTCGCCACAATCGTCGTGCAGTAGCCATTGATGGACTCCTACTCGCCGGTCAGAGGCAAGTGCGTTTGGTGGCGTGAGGTCCCCAACTCCGAGGACTTGTACAACCTCGACGTAAAGGAGCCCGACAAGCGCTGGGACTGCTCGTGTTTTGTCGAGGGATTCCAGTGGACCTTCTCGTTCGAGGAGATCCCTGCCGAGTGCCCGAAGAGCTGCGAGTGCCGCTACTTCGTGCGGGGATACTAGGCGGCAGGGGCGCTTCGTCGACATGAATACAAGCGCCGCGGGCACCTCTCCGCGGCGTTTGTTCTTCGCCCAAAGTTCGCGATACTTCGTGATGCCCATCCCGTCGCATTGGTGGTCAGATGACGACCCGTCTCACGCAAACCCCCATCGCCGCATCCGGGCTCGCCGAGTTCGTGACGCGCGTGGCCGAGGCCGGCGTTGAGTTGTACCGCGACTTCCCGTGGCGTCGCACGACCGACCCCTACGAGGTCCTGGTCTCGGAGGTCATGCTTCAGCAGACGCAGGTCAGCCGAGTCGAGAAGCGCTTCGAGGAGTGGCTCGCCGAGTTCCCGACCATCGACGCCCTGGCTCAAGCTCCGCTCGAACCGGTGCTACGTGCATGGCAGGGGCTGGGCTACAACCGACGCGCCGTCGCTCTGAAGCGCGCCGCCGAGCAGACTGCCGAGCGTTTTGGCGGCACGCTGCCTGCCGACGACGCCGAGCTGCGCTCGCTGCCGGGCATCGGTCCAGCGACCGCAGCCGGTGTGCTGGCTTTCGCCTACGACAAGCCCGCTCGCTATCTTGAGACCAACGTACGCGCGGTCTTCCTGCACGAGCTGTTCGGCGACCGCGATGGCGTGTCGGATCGCGAGATCGAGCCGCTCGTCTCGGCGGCGGTGGAGGAGGCCGGCAGGCAGGGAGTCGGGCCGCGCGCCTGGTACTACGCGCTGCTCGACTACGGCGCGCATCTGAAGCGCTCGCTGCCCAACCCGTCGCGACGCAGCGCGCACCACACGCGGCAGAGCCGCTTCGAGGGGTCGCGTCGCCAGAAGCGCGCGTGGCTGTTGCGCGCCGTCATGGAAGAGTCGGGCCTGTCCGCCGAGGAGTACGGCCGCGACCTGGGACGCGCTGAGCGCGACGCCGGGCGCGATGCGCCGGACGTTGGCGACGTGTCGGCGATCTTGGATGACCTGGTCGCGGATGGCTTTCTGGCTCGCGAGGGAGACCGCTGGTTCGTGCGCTAGTGCATGGCGGCCGGAGCGACGGCGCCGCGCCCGCGTCGGCAGGCTCGGCTAGCGCTCGTCGATCGGGTCGGGGGTCTCGGCGAGGTGAGCGATCTCTCGAGCGACAGCGGCGTACGGCAGTCCGTGGGCGCGGGCGATACGGGCAACGTCGTCGTGTTCGGGGCGCAGCCGGCCCGCACCGCGCTTGACGCGCGCCGGACCCCACGGAGTTGCGACCTCGAGGATCTCGCGCGCCACGCACGAACGCTCGATGGTCTGGCGCCGTACGCCTAGAGAGCCGGTGAGCGCGATAGCGCGCTCGGCCAGAGAGTCGGCATCGGCGGGATTCGCAAGCACCGAGAGCATCACCGCCGAGCGGCCCTTCTTCATGAAGATGGGCGTCTGCCAGACGTCGAGGGCGCCTGCGGCAAGAAGCTCCTCGGCGGCGAACGCGAGCTCCTCGGCGGGGAGGTGGTCGATGTTGGTCTCGAGCAGGACCACGGGCTGCAGATCGCTCGCCGGGACTCCCAGGTGGCCCACCATCGGCTCGCCGATCATGATGCGGCAGACATTGGGCATGCCGATGTCGCGGGTGCCCGCTCCGTAGCCGAGGCGATCGATCATCATCGGCGGCATGTCGCCGTAGCCCGAGGCCAGCGCCTTGAGCAGAGCAGCGCCCGTGGGCGTGGTGAGCTCGCCGGTCGCTGGGCCGGGGACGATCGGGACGTCGGCGAGAAGGCCCGCGGTCGCGGGCGCCGGCACCGGTAGCACGCCGTGCGACGTCTCGACGGTTCCGCTGCCAACAGCCACCGGCCCGACGACGATCGCGCCATCGAGTCCCAGCGCGTGCACTCCAGCGCACGTGCCGACGATGTCGACGATCGAGTCGATCGCGCCGACCTCGTGAAAGTGGACGTCCTCGAGTGCGACTCCGTGAACGACCGCCTCGGCAGCGGCGAGAGCCTCGAATGCCCGCAAAGCGCTTGCGCGCACGGGATCGGCGAGGTCGGCGGCTTGGATCAGCGCTTCGATGTCGCTCCAGTGCCGATGCGTGGGCTGGCCCTCGGCAGTGACGAGCACGCTCAGTGAGCTAACCCCTCGGGAGAGCACGCGCTCAACACTCACGCGCACCTCGGGCGCGATTGCGGTCACGACGGCGCGCAGGTGCTCGGCGGTGAAGTCGCCGCGCAGTTCGCCCGCATCGAGCAGGGCGCCCAAGAACTTGTCGCCTGAGACGCCGGTCGAGCAGTCGAGGTAGGCGATCGTTGCTCGCTGACTCATCGCGACTCCTCGCTGTGGTGGCGGTTGTCGTCCGCCGCAGGTTGCGCATG
This genomic window from Coriobacteriia bacterium contains:
- a CDS encoding L,D-transpeptidase, whose protein sequence is MKRSSISTLARLCCAMAVLGVLLALSFGSVATAASASTPGVPASSTGGPSPATTSTPTTSTPTTSAPIAKVDNRPKAPKFVPHRGKAIYIDRRHQRVYLYVDGRQIDKFKCSTSSTLPRRGTYHMIRKRKQSWSFNGAVTFYWQVIFTVGPHGHNIAFHSVPVNSSGHEIAPVGKPVSHGCVRLPYNKAKFLYHWIGKKTPIVVRP
- a CDS encoding peptidylprolyl isomerase, producing MAPKSGDTVRVHYRGTLSDGSEFDSSAGRDPLEFVVGSGQVIPGFDAAVIGLEPGEKVTVNIPAADAYGEPQPEGLQKFPLSAFPSAPEIGWAVELGGPNGERIPATVHLIEGDDVILDFNHPLAGQDLTFEIELVEVIPE
- a CDS encoding cupredoxin family copper-binding protein, translating into MKRLTTLGTLALAALVLVVVSGCASSTPATTPATTPPPATSGSSSSGAPATSSAAVTIANFAFSPSNVTVAVGGTVTWTNNDSVPHTVTGADFDSGPLSPGKTFSHTFPKAGSFDYKCTIHPSMAPGKVTVQ
- a CDS encoding cupredoxin domain-containing protein; the encoded protein is MKKLLVVAGVVLVIAASVGLAGCSNSAAPPLPGNAVTIENHGFSPAVGSVKVGDTVTWTNKDSTQHTVTIGDVDSGAIGVGKTYSYKFETAGTYPYYCRYHPSMVATIVVQ
- a CDS encoding adenine glycosylase; its protein translation is MTTRLTQTPIAASGLAEFVTRVAEAGVELYRDFPWRRTTDPYEVLVSEVMLQQTQVSRVEKRFEEWLAEFPTIDALAQAPLEPVLRAWQGLGYNRRAVALKRAAEQTAERFGGTLPADDAELRSLPGIGPATAAGVLAFAYDKPARYLETNVRAVFLHELFGDRDGVSDREIEPLVSAAVEEAGRQGVGPRAWYYALLDYGAHLKRSLPNPSRRSAHHTRQSRFEGSRRQKRAWLLRAVMEESGLSAEEYGRDLGRAERDAGRDAPDVGDVSAILDDLVADGFLAREGDRWFVR
- the larC gene encoding nickel pincer cofactor biosynthesis protein LarC gives rise to the protein MSQRATIAYLDCSTGVSGDKFLGALLDAGELRGDFTAEHLRAVVTAIAPEVRVSVERVLSRGVSSLSVLVTAEGQPTHRHWSDIEALIQAADLADPVRASALRAFEALAAAEAVVHGVALEDVHFHEVGAIDSIVDIVGTCAGVHALGLDGAIVVGPVAVGSGTVETSHGVLPVPAPATAGLLADVPIVPGPATGELTTPTGAALLKALASGYGDMPPMMIDRLGYGAGTRDIGMPNVCRIMIGEPMVGHLGVPASDLQPVVLLETNIDHLPAEELAFAAEELLAAGALDVWQTPIFMKKGRSAVMLSVLANPADADSLAERAIALTGSLGVRRQTIERSCVAREILEVATPWGPARVKRGAGRLRPEHDDVARIARAHGLPYAAVAREIAHLAETPDPIDER